In Sulfurospirillum tamanense, the genomic stretch TTTTTTGCTTTGGTTCGGGGAAAGCGGCCCACACCATGGCTGAGGCGTTGTTGCCCCTCTTAGGCGAACGCCTTCACGGTGGGCTCGTGGTCTCGCCCGTTGGCGGCGATGCCATTGGCTCGTTACGCCACCTAAAAGGCGCGCACCCCATCCCAGACCGCACCAGCCTCGAAGCAGGCGACGCCCTCCTTGACGCCATGAGCGCACTAACCCCGAAAGACAGCTACATTTACCTGCTTTCTGGCGGCAGTTCTGCGTTGATTGAGTCTTTGCATGCGGGCGTAGATTTAGAAGCGTTGCAAGCCACCACACACGTCTTACTCTCCCACAGCTTGCCTATTACGACCATCAACGCCGTGCGCAAACGCCTCTCTCGCATCAAAGGCGGCGGGCTTAGCGGAAGCTGTCCTGCCCAAGGGGTCGTGCTTGTGGTTTCTGATGTGATTGGTGATGACCTTAGCACCATCGGCTCCGCACCCCTCATGGCCTCCGCGCCACCCCCGCTCTCGCTTCCTCAACCTATCCTAGACGCCCTGCCCCCTTGTGTGCAAACATGCTTGGCGAGTCCTTTTTCCCCACGACACACCCTCTCGCCGCCCCATCATCTCATCGCCACCAATCGCCTCGCCCTTGAAGCCGCGGCAGCCAAAGCCCTAAAGCTTGGCTACACGCCTCGCATCGTGAGCGACAGCTTAGAAGGGCTCGCCCAAGACGTCGCGGCGCGCATTTACGCCGACAT encodes the following:
- a CDS encoding glycerate kinase type-2 family protein, giving the protein MPLAHDARAIFKASVHAILPAHTLPANVRLSHDALHVNGESYPLRPDQRLFCFGSGKAAHTMAEALLPLLGERLHGGLVVSPVGGDAIGSLRHLKGAHPIPDRTSLEAGDALLDAMSALTPKDSYIYLLSGGSSALIESLHAGVDLEALQATTHVLLSHSLPITTINAVRKRLSRIKGGGLSGSCPAQGVVLVVSDVIGDDLSTIGSAPLMASAPPPLSLPQPILDALPPCVQTCLASPFSPRHTLSPPHHLIATNRLALEAAAAKALKLGYTPRIVSDSLEGLAQDVAARIYADIEAAPSKTCLLYGGEPTVTLTGDGQGGRNQQVVLYFLTHLTPDAPVALLSGGTDGVDGNSPAAGAYADKEVLGKARALGLDIDHFLVTCNAYAFFTHTQSTITTGPTGTNVMDILIALKE